CAGCCCCACGTGCTGGAGGCACTCTCTCCACCCCAGACTTCAGGCCTCAGCCCCAGCAGGTGAGCCATGGTGGGGCCTACCTGGGGCTGGGGGTTGAGGGGAGGTGATGGGCCCAGCTAATGGTTCTGTCTGTGCAGACTCAGCAAAAGCCAAGGCGGCGAGGACGAGGGCCCCCTCAGTGACAAGTGCAGCCGCAAGACTCTCTTCTACCTGATTGCCACGCTCAATGAGTCCTTCAGGCCTGACTATGACTTCAGCACAGCCCGCAGCCATGAGTTCAGCCGGGAGCCCAGCCTTAGCTGGGTGAGGGTCAGGTGGAGGGAAGGGACCCACAGCCACCCCACTGTCCTTTCCCACTTTTGGTAGCCCTGGGCTCCTGTCACCCTGACTGTGACCTGCCCTAGGTGGTGAATGCAGTCAACTGCAGTCTGTTCTCAGCTGTGCGGGAGGACTTCAAGGCCCTGAAACCACAGCTGTGGAACGCGGTGGACGAGGAGATCTGCCTGACTGAATGTGACATCTACAGGTGGGCCGGCATCCCTGCAGGTGGGCCCCCAGGTATGTGTGGCACATGGCACCTCACACCACCTGTCACCCGGTACTCCCCAGCTATAACCCAGACTTGGACTCGGATCCTTTCGGGGAGGATGGTAGCCTCTGGTCCTTCAACTACTTCTTCTACAACAAGCGGCTCAAGCGAATCGTCTTCTTTAGCTGCCGTTCCATCAGGTGGGCACCATCCgcctcctcccccacctccctgttGGGCCGATACAGCTTCCCCAGCTGTGCCATATCCACCCAGCTTTGTCCTCCCTGAACATCCTCCCTGGGGCCAGCAGCAGGCCTGGGTAGGGGGTCCTAAAACTGGTTTCCCTGCCTCCCCTCAGTGGCTCCACCTACACACCCTCAGAGGCAGGCAACGAGCTGGACAtggagctgggggaggaggaggtggaggaagaaAGCAGAAGCGGAGGCAGTGGGGCCGAGGAGGCCAGCACCATGGAGGAGGACAGGTGTGTGATGGGGACCATGACCCGGGTCCCTGAAGCCAGGAGTGGGTACAACAGGGTGGGGGCCTCCTCTACTTGGTCTAAGTGGTGGCTCCTGAAGGCCCACTGTGTGCCAACCTCCGCCCAGGGTCCCAGTGATCTGTATTTGATGAGGAGGAGCCGAGGCCCCAGCTTCATCCAGCTTCAACCAATGCCTGGACCTGCCCACCTGAGAGgcccctggggcctccccagctgcTGGCCAGACCCTGGCGCTGCCACAGTCCTGGCATTGCCCAAGGCCATACCTGCCTAGCCCTTTGGCTCCATCCTG
The Symphalangus syndactylus isolate Jambi chromosome 7, NHGRI_mSymSyn1-v2.1_pri, whole genome shotgun sequence genome window above contains:
- the MAF1 gene encoding repressor of RNA polymerase III transcription MAF1 homolog isoform X2, which translates into the protein MKLLENSSFEAINSQLTVETGDAHIIGRIESYSCKMAGDDKHMFKQFCQEGQPHVLEALSPPQTSGLSPSRLSKSQGGEDEGPLSDKCSRKTLFYLIATLNESFRPDYDFSTARSHEFSREPSLSWVVNAVNCSLFSAVREDFKALKPQLWNAVDEEICLTECDIYSYNPDLDSDPFGEDGSLWSFNYFFYNKRLKRIVFFSCRSISGSTYTPSEAGNELDMELGEEEVEEESRSGGSGAEEASTMEEDRVPVICI
- the MAF1 gene encoding repressor of RNA polymerase III transcription MAF1 homolog isoform X1; amino-acid sequence: MKLLENSSFEAINSQLTVETGDAHIIGRIESYSCKMAGDDKHMFKQFCQEGQPHVLEALSPPQTSGLSPSRLSKSQGGEDEGPLSDKCSRKTLFYLIATLNESFRPDYDFSTARSHEFSREPSLSWVVNAVNCSLFSAVREDFKALKPQLWNAVDEEICLTECDIYSYNPDLDSDPFGEDGSLWSFNYFFYNKRLKRIVFFSCRSISGSTYTPSEAGNELDMELGEEEVEEESRSGGSGAEEASTMEEDRCVMGTMTRVPEARSGYNRVGASSTWSKWWLLKAHCVPTSAQGPSDLYLMRRSRGPSFIQLQPMPGPAHLRGPWGLPSCWPDPGAATVLALPKAIPA